The genomic DNA CGAGATATTTTACCAATTCTTTTCTCGTTGGCTTCTTTTGGTAGATCTATAACAGGAGCAAAACCCGTCACCGCAGAGCGTAAACGTCTCATGCCGACGCGCATTTGGTGTAGTTCTTCGGGGTCTCGATCTGCGAGCACTTCGGCTTCGTGAGCTATGATTTTCTCGAAATATTTCTCAATTGCTTGGGAAGCTGCTGCTCCGAGAGTTTTTAGTTTTGACGATGCTTGTGCTTTCATAGCGGGTAGGGTGACAATCCTCTGTCTTCAGAGCGAGCGTGAGTTTAAGTTGGAGAGATTAACGATAAGAAATTTTATTATACTACTTTTTTGAGGGTCTAGACACAACAATTATACTTAGCTAACACAAAAACAATATTGACAGAAGAATATTTTTTGGGTTTAACTCTTTAAATAGCCATCTACCTATCAAAAGTGACAGCTAATGAGGTAAAGTAAGAGGCGAAAAAGTCTGGACATGACAGAGAGGTTGAGAGTGCCTACACTTGGCGTGAATATAGATCACGTTGCCACGATTCGGCAGGCCCGCCGGACGGTGGAACCTGACCCTGTAGCAGCGGCCGCTTTAGCAGAATTGGCCGGTGCTGATGGTATTACTGTGCATCTGCGGGAAGACAGGCGGCACATTCAAGACCGGGATGTTCGTGTTTTACGACAGACGGTGATGACTCACCTGAATTTAGAAATGGCTCCCACTGATGAAATGGTGGCGATCGCTCTCGATATCAAACCGGACTACATTACTCTGGTACCGGAACGCCGACAAGAGGTGACAACGGAAGGAGGACTTGATGTCGCGGGGAACCAGCAGCGGTTGAGTGAAGTTGTGGATAAGTTACAAGGTGCTGGCATTCCCGTCAGTATGTTCATCAATGCCGAACCTATCCAAATTGAGGCATCGGCGGCGATCGCAGCGCAGTTTATAGAATTGCACACGGGTATCTATGCTGAGGCTAGTGCTGAAGCCAACCGGAAAAGGGAGTTAGCTGTATTGGCCCAGGGATGTCAGTTAGCGATCGCCTCCGGTCTTCGAGTTAACGCCGGTCACGGTCTTACTTACTCAAATGTTCACCCAGTAGCCTCCCTTGAGGGTATGGAAGAACTCAACATTGGCCATACCATTATCAGTCGGGCCGTACTAGTTGGTTTGGAGCGGGCCATCCGCGAAATGAAACAAGCTATGCGAGGCGAATTTTGATGATTGTTAACTGTTGACTGTTAACTGTTAACTGTTAACTGTTAACTGTTGACTATTGACTGTTTTTTATTACTAAGGAAAATGCAAACCTACTACTACGTTTTAGCTAGCCAAAAGTTTTTGCTTGAGGAAGAACCTTTTGAAGAAGTTCTTAAAGAGCGAACTCGTCATTATAAAGAACAGGAAAAAGAAATTGATTTTTGGTTGGTGAAGCAACCAGTTTTTCTAGAAGCACCGAAAATGGCAGAGATTAAGGCAAAATGTCCTCAGCCCTCTGTGGCGATCGTTTCTACCGATCCTCAATTCATTACTTGGTTGAAACTGCGATTAGAATATGTAATCACTGGCGAATTTGAGGCTCCCTCAGAAACAATTCCCGATGCTATAGCATCAATGGAGCCATCTATCTAGGGGCTAGGGGAAGAAGGGGCTAGGGGCTAGGGGCTAGGGACTAGGGGAAGAAGGGGTAGAGGGTTAGGGGTTAGGGCGTGTTTTCTTGCCTATAAATTTGATGTAGGGGCTCAGCATTCGGGCGATAAATTTCTGCTAAAAACCAGTATAGCAACTGCCACAACGGTTAAGAGACTCGCTCATGACCCAAACCATTAACTCTCTTCCCCGTTTTCCCTTCTTTCCGTTCTTTCCGTTCTTTCCCTAGCCCCTAGCCCCTAGCCCCTAGCCCCTAACTGCTTTGGCAGTTGCTATAAATAGGTTGACTTTTCAATTCTTGGATGGGATGACAATTTCTAAATTCCACTTCTCAACTTTGAAACTGAGGCGATCGCGAATTTTAATTAATTCGGCTGCGATCGCCTTGGCAGGCTTGACAATTTTACCAAATAATGCTCAAGCGCAACCGACCTGTCCCCCCCCTCAGCCGGGAGAATATTTGTTGCTAATTGTTACCCAGACAGCGGAGCAACAGGATCAAGCCAAGCGATCGCTGCCACAGAACGCCAACAACATCACCATTTGCCGTTATATCAGCGATACCGTGACGCGAGTTGGTGGGTTTAGCAATCCCCAAGCCGTTAACGAATGGGCTCGGTACTTCCAAGAAAGAATAGGGCTACCAGCCTATGCCGTACAGCCAGGGGTTGTGCCCACCCCTCAAACACCACCACCCAACAATCCTGTATCTATTAACCCCGGCTTCAAACCTCAACCTCTTGGGGTTGGCTATGCGGTATTAGTCGATTACGTCAATCAGCCCGAATTAGCGGCGCAAGTGCAGCAAGCATTAGGCAGACAACTAGCCTTAGTATCTTACGACCAACGCTCTTACTTGCTAGCAACATATACCACCGATGGGAATGCAGCCACATCTACGCTGCAAACACTAAGCGATCGCGGATTTTTAGCAATGTTAGTAGACAGCCGCCGCGTCACTCTCATCAGCCCTACAATCAAATAAATTAAAAGTTAAAAATTAAAAAATAGTCACCCAATTTTTAATTTTTAACTTTTAATTTTTAATTTAATAAGCCGGCCCAGCGAGTAAAGAAATTGTCACCCCCAACCCTAAGCCTACAATTACTTGAAAAGGAGTGTGACCGAGTAATTCCTTAAGGCGATCCTCATTAAAGTGTTGGTTTTCAGTAAAAAACTCATCAATAATCTGGTTGAGGATGCGAGCTTGCTTGCCAGCAGCTTGTCGGACACCAGCCGCATCGTACATGACGATAATCGCGAAAATCAGCGCGATCGCAAACTCAGGAGAGTCCCAACCTACGGTCTGTCCCACCCCAGCAGCCAAAGCGCCAACAAAAGCCGAGTGAGCGCTAGGCATTCCCCCAGTCGTCACCAAGTAACGCAGATTAAACTTGCGATTTTTGACTAACTCAATAGGGACTTTTAAAAGCTGAGCCATCAGGCAAGCGAACAGAGCCACCACAAGCACTTGGTTATGTAGGACATTGCTGGAAATTTCCTGCATAGTAATTTGGTATCCCTAATGAGTGCGGTTGGTAATAAAATCTGCGATCGCTAACAGCGGTTCGGCTTTTTCCCCAAAAATGGTCAGCTCAGCCTTAGCCGCCTCCACCAACTGTTTAGCACGGCGTTTAGATTCCTCAATCCCCCACAAACTGGGATAAGTCACCTTCCCAGCCTGCACATCCTTACCAGCAGTTTTTCCCAGCTCCTCTTGAGTCGCCGTAATATCCAGAATGTCATCCACAATCTGGAAAGCTAACCCAATATTTTGAGCATAACGAGATAAGCGCTGCAAATCAGTGGGCTCAGCACCAGCAAGTATAGCCCCACAAACCACACAAGCTTCTAGGAGTGCGCCAGTCTTATGAGTGTGAATAAAATTGAGAGTTTCCTCAGAAACATCTGAAACTCCCTCCGACTCCAAGTCAACCACCTGTCCTCCAACCAATTCCGCAGCTCCCACAGCGCGGCCCAAACGGGCTACAACCTGCAACACCTGTTGAGGAGGTACATTCTGAGTTTGAGCAGCAATGAACTCAAAAGCATAAGCTAAAAGACCATCGCCAGCCAAAATAGCTATATCCTCGCCATAGACCTTATGGTTAGTCAATTTGCCGCGTCGATAATCATCATTATCCATCGCTGGCAAATCGTCGTGGATTAGCGACATCGTGTGACTCATCTCAAAAGCACAAGCCGTCGGCATCGCCATTTCCACAGTCCCGCCAAGCAGTTCGCAGGTTGCCAAACACAGAATCGGGCGCAACCGTTTACCCCCCGCCAACAGCGAGTAGCGCATCGCCTCGTAAATCTTCTCAGGATAGGTGACGGGAACGGCACTATCGAGAGCCGCCTCGACCGCCGCAGCACGCTCAGCTAGGTAAACCGATAGGTCGAAAGAGGATTCCGGTTGGGGCGAATGCGTTTCACGTACCAATACCATCCCTTGCTCTCTTGTAATTGTTGTAATTTACGGTAAATTGAGCCGCAAACCAGCCGCTAGAATTGGCACTTAAGCCCTATGCGCTGGAAAGGCAGTACCCAATTTAACCATTTTACGGGTCTTGTGGTACAGAAGCACTAAAACTGTTGTTAACGCTTATATGGTTAATGGTCAATCGTCAGTAAGTAGAAGGAAGAAGGAAGAAGGAAGAAGGATTTAGTTATCTAGGAGAGAAGGAAGAATGTTTATACAGTCAGCTTTTTAGCCATCCCGATCTTATGTTTAATTAGGTGGATTTACTTAACTGTTAACCGTTAACCGTTAACCGTTAACAGTTAACCGCTAACCGTTAACCGTTAACCGTGATTATTTTCCCAACTCCAAACTGTATTCTGCAACAACATTGCCACAGTCATCGGGCCAACACCTCCGGGTACAGGAGTAATAAATTCCGCCACTGCTTGCACAGAATTGAAGTCAACATCTCCCGTTAAACGGCTAGAACCATCCTCTTTAACAACGCGGTTCATCCCTACATCTACTACTACAGCACCAGGTTTAACCATATTAGCGGTAACGATTTCCGGGCGACCGACAGCAGCAATTAAGATATCCGCTTCGCGGGTGATAGATTCTAAGTTTTGCGATCGCGAATGGGCCACAGTCACAGTACAATCAGCTTCCAACAGCATTAAAGCCATCGGTTTACCCACAAGAATACTGCGGCCCAAAACTACAGCCCGTTTTCCCTTCAAATCAATGTCATATTCCTGTAACAGCCGCATCACCCCCGCTGGCGTACAACTTCGCAAACCCGCCTCCCCCCTTACCAAACGGCCCAGATTCATCGCGTGAAGCCCATCAGCATCTTTATCAGGAGCAATTTGATAAAGTAGGGAAATCGCGTCTAAGTGACCAGGTAAAGGCAACTGTACTAAAATCCCGTCCACTCTCTCATCTTGATTGAGAGTTTGAATCGCTTGTTCGAGTTCAGTCTGAGTTGTATCAGCCGGAAAGTGCTGCCCGAAGGAAGCAATGCCAACTTTGGCACAGGCTAGTTCTTTGTTGCGGACATAAGTTGCACTCGCTGGGTTTTCGCCAACCATCAACACTGCAAGCCCTGGAGGGCGACCTTTTTGGCTTTGTAGGGAATGGACGCGCGAGATTAGCTCTGATTGAATCTTTTGTGCTAGAGCTTTACCGTCTAAGATGTGGGTAGTTTTGGCATCCATGATCGTAAATTATGGGCTAGGGGCTGACGATTTTAGATTTTAGACCTTTGTCTCTTCTATAAAATGTCCTGCTACTGACTTTTAAGCAATGATTACCGCAATCAAACCAGTGTGGGTTCAGGCATTCCGCATTGCCCCCCTATCGCTAATACTTTTCGGTGGGCTGTTCAGTTGCGGGAATTTGGCTAACTCTCGCCTAACTCTGGATTTCAATGCCAACAGCATTGCTGACATTCAACAAAAACCGGAACTAGAAGCCAAAGTTTACCTCAAAGGCAAAGTTGAAAGCCGCGCCCCTTTTTTGGGGACAGGTGCATATCAACTTCAGGATAATACAGGCAGAATTTGGGTTTTAACTAAGCAAGCTGTACCGCAAATTGGAGAACAAATGGTAATTAGAGGGTTGGTACGCTATAAAGGCATTACGTTTAAGGAATTAGCAGGAAAAGATTTAGGTGAGGTTTATATTGAGGAAATCGAACAATTAAAAACCACTCCGCCTAGTGGTTGAAGAAGGAAGAAGGAAGAAGGAAGAGGGAAGAAGGAAGAAGGAAGAGGGAAGAAGGAAGAAGGAAGAGGGAAGAGGGAAGAAGGAAGAAGGAAGAGGGAAGAAGGAAGAGGGAAGAAGGAAGAAGGAAGAAGGAAGAAGGAAGAAGGAAGAGGGAAGAAGGAAGAAGAAGAAGGAAGAGGGAAGAAGGAAGAAGGAAGAGGACTCGCTTAGCGCCCGATTTCAACGTCTTCGAGAATGCCAAGTGCGTCAGGTACTAAGACGGCTGCGGAGTAGTAGGCAGTAATTAGGTAAGAAGCGATCGCCTGTTCGCTAATACCCATAAATCTCACCGACAAACTCGGTTGGTATTCATCCGGGATACCCGTTTGGTGTAGTCCGATTACACCCTGATCTTCTTCTCCAGTCCGCAATATCAGAATAGAACTGGTCTGGTTCTTAGTAATTGGAATCTTATTACAGGGAAGAATGGGTACATTGCGCCAAGTAATTACCTTACTCCCATTCAGATCGATGCTTTCCGTTGAGATACCCAGACGGTTGCACTCCCGACTAAAAGCCGCAATGGTTTTAGGATGAGCTAGGAAAAACTTCGATTTCCGACGACGGGTAATCAATTCATCTAGATCGTCAGGGGTAGGGGGGCCGCTGCGGGTGTAGATCCGCTGTTTCAGGTCAGCATTGTGTAGCAACCCAAATTCACGATTATTGATCAAGTCGTGTTCTTGCCGTTCCCGCAATGCTTCAATCGTCAGCCGCAGTTGTTGTTCCGTCTGATTCATCGGTTCGTTATACAGATCGGAAACGCGAGTATTGATTCGCAATACAGTTTGAGCAATGCTTAACGGATATTCGCGGGGGGAGAGTTCGTAATCTACAAAAGTCCCTGGTAACTGGGTTTCCCCAACATGACTCGCAGACAAGGCGATCGCAGCTTCCCCGTACTTATTCTGTGGTTGTTGGGCACTAATTCTCACCTGTTCAACGTGAGTCTGCAACGCCTCTGACTGGTTGAGCACTTCCAGAAATGCCTGTTGCGGTAGCGCCAATACCGTGCATCGGGTGACAGCCTTGATGGTGAACTTCCAAGTGCTTTCCGGTTCCAACAACGCCCGATCGCCGAAATGGTCGCCATCTGCTAGCCTATCCAGCAGAGCTTCCTCGCCATACTTGCCAGCAACAGTTTTATTAACTTTGCCATGAGCGATCGAGAACAAGCGATCGGCTCTCTGACCTGACTCTACGATGATGTCACCAGGTGCAAACTCCTGTTGCACAAACCTACTCGCTAAGGCGCTCAATACCTCAGTGTCGTTAAACCCTCGCAGCAATGGCAACTGACAAAGTTCTTGGGGAATTACTTCAACTACCGTTCCGGTGTTGGCGAAAGTTAGCCTGCCATCAGCCACCGTATAATTTAACCGACGGTTCAACCGATAAGTGCCACCCTTTGTCTGCACCCAAGGCAACATCTTCAACAACCACCGAGGCGTAATTTCCTGCATTTGCGGTGCAGATTTGGTTGTTGTTGCCAAATTTCTGGCGGCGGCTGTTCCCAAACTCAGTTGGGGTTGCTGACCTTCAACATCTAAACCGCGATCGTTAGAATACGTCATTACCTCATCCTTTACTAACAAAAGTGCCTACTCAAAGAGTTAAGAGGTTAAGGCAATAACACTTCGATCGATAAGTTAATTACGCTTAAAATCGAGCGTAATTACTTATTGACAAAAGTCGTTTACCTTAACCTCTCTCAGGAATGTTTAGCGCCCGATTTCGACATCTTCGAGAATACCGAGTGCGTCTGGGACTAGCACGGCTGCGGAGTAGTAAGCAGTAATCAAGTAGGAGATGATCGCCTTTTCGCTGATGCCCATAAAGCGGACAGACAAGCTAGGTTGGTATTCATCGGGAATACCAGTTTGATGTAAACCAATCACCCCTTGTTTTTCCAAACCAGTGCGGAGTAAGAGAATGGAACTGGTGCGGGTATTGCTGATGGGAATTTTATTGCAGGGGAATATCGGTACACCGCGCCAAGCCGTCACTTGAGCGCCGTTCATATCTATGCTGGTGGGATAGACACCCAAACGGTTACACTCGCGACCGAAGGCTGCGATCGTGCGGGGGTGAGCTAGGAAGAATGCTGGCTCTTTCCATACCGTTGCTAGCAATTCGTCTAGGTCGTCGGGGGTAGGTGTACCGCTACGGCTGTAGATGCGTTGTGTGAGGTCGGCGTTGTGCAGTAACCCAAATTCCCGGTTGTTGATCAACTCGTGTTCTTGACGTTCCCGTAATGCTTCGACTGTCAGCCGCAATTGTTGCTCGGTCTGATTCATCGGTTCGTTGTAGAGATCCGCTACGCGGGTGCTTACTCGCAACACCGTTTGAGCGATGCTCAACTCATATTCGCGAGGGGAAAGGTCGTAATCAACGAAGGTTCCTGCCAAGGGAGTCTCTTCACGATGACCCGTCGCTACCTCAATGGAGGCCTCACCTTGGGCAGTCTGTGGCTGTCTGAGGCGATCGCGGAACTTCTCAACATGAGTTCTCAATGGCTCAGACTGAGCGAGCGACTGCTCAAATGCCTGCTGGGGTAGTGACAACACGATGGTGTTGGTAATAGCCTTGAGCGTGTATTGCCAGGTATCCTCCGACTCCACCACAGTTTCATCGCCGAAATGGTCGCCGTCGGCGAACACATCTAATACGATTTCCTCGCCATACTTACCAGTACCAATTTTATTTACCTTGCCATGAGCAATGAGGATCACGCGATCGGCAGATTGACCCAGCTCAACGATCGTGTCGCCAGCGGCGTACTCTTCCTGTAAAAACTGGTTTGCCAAGACAGTCAACACATCAAGGTTGTCAAACCCTCTCAGTAAGGGCAACTCAGTAAGTTCGTGGGGAATCACTCGCACCGTTGCGCCAGTGTTGGTAAAAGTCAATTTTCCATCACCGACGGTATAACTCAACCGACGGTTAACGCGATATACACCACCCTTAGTCTGCACCCAAGGCAATAATTTCAACAACCACCGGGATGTAATTTCCTGCATCTGCGGTGCAGATTTGGTTGTTGTTGCCAAATTTCTGGCGGCGGCTGTCCCCAAACTTAATTGGGGTTGTTGACCTTCAACATTTGCACCAGGATCGTTAGAATATGTCACAAATTAATCCTCTATTTTCTAGTTACTAACAAAATTAAATCGGTTTTACTTAACCGATTGCAGACAAAAGAACCCACAACATAAAAACTTATTTTCCTACAAAACGATCGGAATTATTCAATGGCATCTTACCAGAAAAACTGCTGGCACCAACTAAGGATGTAAGCCGTGCAGCCGAGGTGCCAAATCCTGTGGGGCCGTTGAGCAGCCGCACAATTGGAGAAGCACTATTACGCAATTCAAATTCTTTATAACGGTCTACCGTTATATGCCATTTGAGTACGCCGCACATCCAATTTTCTAGTTTCTTAACGTATCCCAGCAATTTCTCGCGGGTACTTTCATCCAGATTGAAATCGTCTAATAGGGCAGGCAATTCAGTATCAACAATGTGTTGATACTGTTGTGCCCTCGCCGTCATCAAATTGTTAACAATCTCGACAGCTTGGGGTAGATCGCAGTTGAGGAAATTCTGCACCACCAGTACGATGTTATGGATTTCGCCCTCGAATTCGATTTCTTTCTGGTAGGAGAAGATATCGTTAGTAAAACAGGCAAAATCGGCGGCAGAATTTTCTAGCGATCGCATTGACCTACTGTAGTAAATCTCCATCGGAATCTCGCTACCCTGAGATAGTCGAGACAGGCTCATTGTCAAATCCGAGCCAAAGGTCTTCCGACGCATTTCGATATAATCTATCGGGTCAGGAATCCGATTTTGAATTTGGTTGGCCAGTTCCCACACCCAACTATCAGTCATGTCCTGAATCGCGCGGCGGAACTGAGTCCGGGCGTTAGAGGACATCGGGCCAGCAGTGCGAGACCAAATATCTGCCAAGCCCCGTTCGACGGGATTAGTCGGTACAGCCGGGGGTGTGGAGTCATCGAGAGGCATAAACGCTGACAGTCGGGCGTTAAACACTTTCGCACCAACCATGTCGCGGTTATTCCCGTAGAGTGCTGGGAAGTAATCATCGGCATAGGTTCCCCATACCAGCCAGCACGCACTTAGATTTAGCTCATGTTCAGACCCATGAGGATGGATCAATGCACCGCATAGGGCAACATCGGCAACATCGAACTTGTGGTCATTCCAGATAAAGGCATCAGGAATGCCCGGTAGGGATTCTAGCATCCCCATTTGCCGCGCCCATTCCTTAGAATGCTTCCGCGCAGCATCCAGATTGGGATTCAAGCTGGTAGAGAACGGCATATAAAACTTGGGCAGTTTCACTGGCCCTACAGCCTGGTATGGAACGTGAGTAAAGCTCTTGAACCTTCCCAAACCCAAGGTGGTGTATAACGATTCAATCCGCGCAGCCGATGTGCCTAGCCCAGTGGGCCCGCCCGGAAATAGCGGCGGTTTCTGAGAATTGTCCGCTTCTTTGTTCATGTAGCGGCTAGACCTCATGTGCCACTCGTGACCGCCCGATTGCCAGTCTTGAAGTCCTTTGATGTAAAGGAGAACGCTCACACGAGCCGCTGGGTCTAGTCCGTGCTCCTCAAACAGGGGAGGCAATTCAGTAACCGCAGTGTTATCGAACTGGTATAGCCGCGAGGTGAGCAGTTCGTTGGTGAGGTTAGCTGCTTCTTGGGTGCTCACATTCAAGAAGCGCTCTAAAACCAAAATACAGTTGGCGTTCTCGCCTTCATCTTCGACTTCTCTCTGGTAGGAAAAAATATCGTTGCGAAGGTGAACTCCATCGGCAAATGTGTCTTTGAGTACCCGCATGGGGCGAGTTGCAGCAATTTGGGCCGGAACCTCTACAAAGGCGGCGTGTTCGACGAGATCCGCTGACCAAGGTGCGCCGCCAACTTTGCGCCGCATCTCGATGTACTCAATGGGATTGGCGACCCGATTTTGGTTGATATTGGCGAGTTCCCACAGAGACTCTTCCAGAAGGTTTTTGGTACTCTCGAAGAACCGCAGCCGCCAGTCCACAGACTTAGTAAAGGCGGTGCGAGACCACAGGTCAGCTAAGCCGCGCTCTACTGGATTGGTGGGTAAGGAAGGGGTATCGGTGGGGTGTATCGGCATAAATGCGGGCAGTCGGTGGAGATACTCCTTTGCCCCAGTCATGTCTTGGGTACGTTTATAAATTTCAAGGAAGTGATCGTCGAAGAAGAATACCCAAACATACCAATCGGTTACTAAGTCAAGTTCTGCGCCCGGTGCATCTGGATGGGTGTAGGAGCAAAGCAAGGCATAGTCGTGGGCATCGAATGTACGTTCGTCCCAAATAGGTTCGTCTTGAGATTCTTCTTCTGAAGCAAGTATCCCCATCTCGTAGGCCCAGGCCTTAGAATGTACTCGCGCCGCTTCTAAGTTTGGGTTCAGCCGCGCCGGCCAAGGCATATAAAAATCCGGCAGTTTAAAGGGTTGCATAAATCTGCACGTAACCTTCTATCGGGTCGTCGTTGCTGTTTTTGGGCTCAACCATAGTTAACTATAGTATTGTCAAAAATATGTTATCTGTTACATTTTTTAATGCTGGGGGAATGCTATAGCAAATGTGGCTTAAATTAAGAACTAATTAAGAAGTAACTAATGACAAAGAATCAAGTTGAAGTTGCGATCGCGATTTTGTACAGGGATGGCAAACTTCTGTCGCAGTTACGAGATGATATTCCCGGAATTGCTTACCCTGGATGCTGGGCTCTATTTGGCGGACATATTGAACCAGGAGAAACCCCGGAAATTGCTCTAAAACGGGAATTACAAGAGGAAATAGGTTATGATGTCCTTTCTGTTTACAAGTTTGGCTGCTACACAGATGTAACTGTTATCCGCCATGTTTTCTATGCACAACTTAGTGTAGATGTCAAGGATTTGGTGTTAAAAGAAGGGTGGGATATGGCATTGTTAACGCCTGACGAAATTAGGGTAGGTAGCCGTTATTCAGAAAACGCTGGGATGGTGCGATCGCTTGGGAAGCCTCACCAGCGTATCCTGTTAGATTTTATCGAAAAAAATCCACAACTTTTTAGCTTAGCACTTAAGCACAAAGGTTAATTTTTGGGGACTAATCCTAAAGCCTCTTGCTCTTTTGTCTTTTTAATACCATCACACAGAGTGCGATCGTGTTCCTCAATTTTGGGATTAGTCTTGAGATAGTCGCGTAGCGAATCGCAGCCGCGCACCAGTAGACTATTAATATCAGTTGAACGCTCCGCAACTTCCAGTTGTCGAAGACTTTCCAAAGTCCAGAGAATCACCGTTTTATCAGCAGAAGCCGATGCTAGTTTTTGACCATCCGGGCTAAAAGCTACTGCTAGCACCCAATCCCGATGCTCATCAAGAGTTGTCACCAGCTTACCATCTAAGTTCCAAATTCTAACAGTACCATCTTTACTGCCTGCGGCAATAAGTTGGTCAGAGTCCCCAAAAGCCACATCAAAAACCCAATCCTTACTTCCTTCAAGAGTTTTGTAAGGCGTAGTTTCAAACAATCCTTTAGCATTCAATTGCCACAATTTTACAAGTTTATCGCCAGCAGAGGTAGCCAACATATTGCGCTTTGAATTGAACATGAGAGCATTGATCCACTCGCTATGAGCCCGGAATTTTTGCAATAAATTACCTTCTATATCCCAAAGGTTAACGTTACCATCACTGCCCACAGTCACTAATTTTTTACTGTCCTTTGTGAAAGTCACGTCTGTAGCTTCAGGAAGATGGTCATCCATGCTTTTTAACATAGTTCCATCTTTCAGGCTCCACAATTTCACAGTACCATCTGCGCTCGCTGATGCCATAAGTTTCCCATCAGGAGAAATACTGATATTGTTAACAGTAGAAGTGTGTCCTACAAATTGCATGAAAGGGACAGCCAGAGGATTTTTTAAGGCCTCATTCAGATTCCAAAGCTGCACCGTATTATCATAGCTCGGCGTAGCGATCGTTTTACCGTCCGGGCTAAAGTTTACATTGGTAAGTCCCGCCCCATAGTTAAGATTTCTGAGCAAAGAACCCGTAGAACTCCAAAATTTTATAGTATCATCTACGCCAACTGAAGCTATCAGTTTACCATTGGGGCTGAATCTCACACCTTTGATCCCAGATCGATGCCCTTGAAGAACTTCGACTAACGTACCTTGGATACTCCGAAGTTTAATAATACCGTCGGTGCTACCAGAAGCAATTGTGCTGCCATCGGGCGAGAATCTAATGCTTTTAATACCGCCATTACTGCCCTGGAAAGTTCTGATTAAAACGCCGCTAATGTTCCATAGTTTAATAGTTTTATCGTAACTAGATGAAGCTATAGTTTGACCGTCTGGAGAAAAACTTACGCTCCGCACCCAGTTTGTATGAGCCTGGAGAGTTATGTACGGTAAATAATGGGGAACTGTGGAGGAAGCATCTCCTATTAAATAAGATTCTTTAATTTCTTCCTGCCTAATTTGAATCGGATTTTCGTTTTTCCAAAGCTTGATATTATTGTCAGCAGCAGCAGTAGCTATTGTCTGGCTATCTGGGGAAAAATTCACTTCCCAAACTCTATCTCTATGACCAGAAAGAGTTTGTATAAG from Kamptonema formosum PCC 6407 includes the following:
- a CDS encoding pyridoxine 5'-phosphate synthase, which gives rise to MPTLGVNIDHVATIRQARRTVEPDPVAAAALAELAGADGITVHLREDRRHIQDRDVRVLRQTVMTHLNLEMAPTDEMVAIALDIKPDYITLVPERRQEVTTEGGLDVAGNQQRLSEVVDKLQGAGIPVSMFINAEPIQIEASAAIAAQFIELHTGIYAEASAEANRKRELAVLAQGCQLAIASGLRVNAGHGLTYSNVHPVASLEGMEELNIGHTIISRAVLVGLERAIREMKQAMRGEF
- a CDS encoding MgPME-cyclase complex family protein, yielding MQTYYYVLASQKFLLEEEPFEEVLKERTRHYKEQEKEIDFWLVKQPVFLEAPKMAEIKAKCPQPSVAIVSTDPQFITWLKLRLEYVITGEFEAPSETIPDAIASMEPSI
- a CDS encoding divergent PAP2 family protein yields the protein MQEISSNVLHNQVLVVALFACLMAQLLKVPIELVKNRKFNLRYLVTTGGMPSAHSAFVGALAAGVGQTVGWDSPEFAIALIFAIIVMYDAAGVRQAAGKQARILNQIIDEFFTENQHFNEDRLKELLGHTPFQVIVGLGLGVTISLLAGPAY
- the crtE gene encoding geranylgeranyl diphosphate synthase CrtE, giving the protein MVLVRETHSPQPESSFDLSVYLAERAAAVEAALDSAVPVTYPEKIYEAMRYSLLAGGKRLRPILCLATCELLGGTVEMAMPTACAFEMSHTMSLIHDDLPAMDNDDYRRGKLTNHKVYGEDIAILAGDGLLAYAFEFIAAQTQNVPPQQVLQVVARLGRAVGAAELVGGQVVDLESEGVSDVSEETLNFIHTHKTGALLEACVVCGAILAGAEPTDLQRLSRYAQNIGLAFQIVDDILDITATQEELGKTAGKDVQAGKVTYPSLWGIEESKRRAKQLVEAAKAELTIFGEKAEPLLAIADFITNRTH
- the folD gene encoding bifunctional methylenetetrahydrofolate dehydrogenase/methenyltetrahydrofolate cyclohydrolase FolD, which codes for MDAKTTHILDGKALAQKIQSELISRVHSLQSQKGRPPGLAVLMVGENPASATYVRNKELACAKVGIASFGQHFPADTTQTELEQAIQTLNQDERVDGILVQLPLPGHLDAISLLYQIAPDKDADGLHAMNLGRLVRGEAGLRSCTPAGVMRLLQEYDIDLKGKRAVVLGRSILVGKPMALMLLEADCTVTVAHSRSQNLESITREADILIAAVGRPEIVTANMVKPGAVVVDVGMNRVVKEDGSSRLTGDVDFNSVQAVAEFITPVPGGVGPMTVAMLLQNTVWSWENNHG
- a CDS encoding family 2B encapsulin nanocompartment shell protein, which produces MTYSNDRGLDVEGQQPQLSLGTAAARNLATTTKSAPQMQEITPRWLLKMLPWVQTKGGTYRLNRRLNYTVADGRLTFANTGTVVEVIPQELCQLPLLRGFNDTEVLSALASRFVQQEFAPGDIIVESGQRADRLFSIAHGKVNKTVAGKYGEEALLDRLADGDHFGDRALLEPESTWKFTIKAVTRCTVLALPQQAFLEVLNQSEALQTHVEQVRISAQQPQNKYGEAAIALSASHVGETQLPGTFVDYELSPREYPLSIAQTVLRINTRVSDLYNEPMNQTEQQLRLTIEALRERQEHDLINNREFGLLHNADLKQRIYTRSGPPTPDDLDELITRRRKSKFFLAHPKTIAAFSRECNRLGISTESIDLNGSKVITWRNVPILPCNKIPITKNQTSSILILRTGEEDQGVIGLHQTGIPDEYQPSLSVRFMGISEQAIASYLITAYYSAAVLVPDALGILEDVEIGR
- a CDS encoding family 2B encapsulin nanocompartment shell protein — protein: MTYSNDPGANVEGQQPQLSLGTAAARNLATTTKSAPQMQEITSRWLLKLLPWVQTKGGVYRVNRRLSYTVGDGKLTFTNTGATVRVIPHELTELPLLRGFDNLDVLTVLANQFLQEEYAAGDTIVELGQSADRVILIAHGKVNKIGTGKYGEEIVLDVFADGDHFGDETVVESEDTWQYTLKAITNTIVLSLPQQAFEQSLAQSEPLRTHVEKFRDRLRQPQTAQGEASIEVATGHREETPLAGTFVDYDLSPREYELSIAQTVLRVSTRVADLYNEPMNQTEQQLRLTVEALRERQEHELINNREFGLLHNADLTQRIYSRSGTPTPDDLDELLATVWKEPAFFLAHPRTIAAFGRECNRLGVYPTSIDMNGAQVTAWRGVPIFPCNKIPISNTRTSSILLLRTGLEKQGVIGLHQTGIPDEYQPSLSVRFMGISEKAIISYLITAYYSAAVLVPDALGILEDVEIGR